One stretch of Punica granatum isolate Tunisia-2019 chromosome 5, ASM765513v2, whole genome shotgun sequence DNA includes these proteins:
- the LOC116208366 gene encoding ammonium transporter 1 member 1 — protein MATLSCSTEQLAGLFGPNTTNATEAAAYICSAVSTISTTFQDTQRAVDTTYLLFSAYLVFAMQLGFAMLCAGSVRAKNTMNIMLTNVLDAAAGGLFYYLFGFAFAFGAPSNGFIGRHFFGLKEIPDGSSAMDYSNFLYQWAFAIAAAGITSGSIAERTQFVAYLIYSSFLTGFVYPVVSHWFWSSDGWASAFKPDDRLFGTGVIDFAGSGVVHMVGGIAGLWGAFIEGPRIGRFDHTGRSVALRGHSASLVVLGTFLLWFGWYGFNPGSFNKILVTYGASGQFYGQWSAVGRTAVTTTLAGCTAALTTLFGKRILSGHWNVTDVCNGLLGGFAAITAGCSVVEPWAAIVCGFVASLVLIGCNKLAEKVRFDDPLEAAQLHGGCGAWGVIFTALFAKKEYVAQVYGSGVHYGLFMGGGGKLLAAHVIQILTITAWVSATMGPLFFVLHKLRLLRISPEDEMAGMDLTRHGGFAYVYHDEDDSQKNGVQLRKIEPSSTVPSI, from the exons ATGGCGACCCTCAGCTGCTCCACTGAACAGCTGGCCGGCCTGTTCGGCCCCAACACCACCAACGCGACGGAGGCCGCCGCCTACATCTGCTCCGCAGTCTCCACCATCTCCACGACCTTCCAAGACACTCAGCGGGCGGTTGACACCACCTACCTGCTCTTCTCGGCCTACCTCGTCTTTGCGATGCAGCTCGGGTTCGCAATGCTGTGCGCGGGATCCGTGCGGGCCAAGAACACCATGAACATCATGCTCACTAACGTCCTTGACGCGGCGGCCGGCGGTCTCTTCTATTACCTCTTTGGGTTCGCGTTCGCCTTCGGGGCCCCCTCCAACGGCTTCATCGGCCGCCACTTCTTTGGCCTCAAGGAGATCCCCGACGGCTCTTCCGCCATGGACTACAGCAACTTCCTGTACCAGTGGGCCTTCGCCATCGCAGCTGCCG GGATCACGAGCGGGTCCATCGCGGAGAGGACACAGTTTGTGGCGTACCTGATTTACTCATCTTTCTTGACCGGGTTCGTCTACCCTGTGGTCTCTCACTGGTTCTGGTCCTCTGATGGTTGGGCCAGCGCGTTCAAGCCCGATGATCGGTTGTTCGGGACCGGGGTCATCGACTTCGCCGGCTCTGGCGTTGTCCACATGGTTGGCGGCATCGCTGGCCTCTGGGGGGCCTTCATTGAGGGGCCACGCATCGGGCGCTTCGACCACACCGGCCGCTCGGTGGCCCTCCGCGGTCACTCCGCCTCCCTTGTGGTGCTCGGTACCTTCCTCCTCTGGTTCGGGTGGTACGGCTTTAACCCAGGCTCCTTCAACAAGATCCTCGTTACATACGGTGCATCAGGGCAGTTCTACGGCCAGTGGAGCGCCGTCGGTCGCACAGCCGTCACCACCACTCTCGCGGGCTGCACGGCGGCCCTCACGACCCTGTTCGGGAAGCGGATTCTGTCTGGGCACTGGAACGTCACCGACGTCTGCAACGGCCTCCTTGGTGGTTTCGCTGCGATCACAGCCGGCTGCTCTGTCGTGGAGCCGTGGGCCGCAATCGTATGCGGGTTTGTAGCTTCCCTTGTGCTCATTGGCTGCAACAAACTCGCCGAGAAGGTCAGGTTCGACGACCCGCTCGAAGCGGCTCAGCTCCACGGTGGGTGCGGGGCATGGGGCGTGATCTTCACGGCTCTGTTCGCGAAAAAGGAGTACGTGGCCCAGGTGTACGGAAGCGGCGTCCATTACGGGCTCTTCATGGGTGGCGGAGGGAAGCTGCTGGCGGCGCACGTGATCCAGATACTGACGATCACTGCGTGGGTCAGCGCCACCATGGGCCCTCTCTTCTTCGTGCTACACAAGCTCAGGCTCCTCCGCATCTCGCCGGAGGACGAAATGGCCGGCATGGATCTGACCCGGCACGGTGGCTTTGCCTACGTCTACCATGACGAGGACGATTCCCAGAAGAACGGTGTTCAGTTGCGGAAGATTGAACCCTCCTCGACCGTCCCTTCCATTTAA